In Patagioenas fasciata isolate bPatFas1 chromosome 2, bPatFas1.hap1, whole genome shotgun sequence, a single window of DNA contains:
- the AFG3L2 gene encoding mitochondrial inner membrane m-AAA protease component AFG3L2 isoform X2: protein MAHRYLLLARGSCRRRGLPGVLLQQLLCGRGLLGARPCLAQLREKVTTGVPTDRSTILASVIAACRRLFSQPPKGFEKYFPNGKKANGTKGTAAETKEAKPASARQPNGTSSGGGGSGGKKGGKKEETNWWTRLQKGDIPWDVREFRMYVVGSSFFWTMVVYYFFFRVPGREITWKDFVNSYLSKGLVDRLEVVNKRFVRVIFVPGKSPHEWYVWFNIGSVDTFERNLEAVQQDLGIEVENRLPVVYSTESDGSFLLSLLPTILIIGSLLYTLRRGPAGLGRTGRGMGGLFSVGETTAKVLKDEIDVKFKDVAGCEEAKLEIMEFVNFLKNPKQYEDLGAKIPKGAILTGPPGTGKTLLAKATAGEANVPFITVNGSEFLEMFVGVGPARVRDLFALARKNAPCILFIDEIDAVGRKRGRGNFGGQSEQENTLNQLLVEMDGFNTTTNVVILAGTNRPDILDPALMRPGRFDRQIYIGPPDIKGRASIFKVHLRPLKLDTVLDKDNLARKLASLTPGFSGADIANVCNEAALIAARHLSDAINQKHFEQAIERVIGGLEKKTQVLQPEEKKTVAYHEAGHAVAGWFLEHADPLLKVSIIPRGKGLGYAQYLPKEQYLYTKEQLLDRMCMTLGGRVSEQIFFGRITTGAQDDLKKVTQSAYAQIVQFGMNEKVGQISFDLPRQGDMVLEKPYSEATARLIDEEVRSLINIAYDRTLRLLTEKKAEVEKVALRLLEKEVLDKSDMLDLLGPRPFAEKSTYEEFVEGTGSLDEDTSLPEGLKDWNKEREKEKEETTDEQVARQTTGGVPF, encoded by the exons ATGGCGCACCGGTACCTGCTGCTGGCACGGGGGAGCTGCCGGCGCCGGGGGCTCCCCGGGGTCCTGCTGCAACAGCTGCTCTGCGGGAGGGGCCTCCTGGGGGCGAGGCCCTGCCTGGCGCAG ctccGTGAAAAAGTTACCACTGGAGTTCCCACTGACAGAAGTACTATCTTGGCAAGTGTGATTGCTGCTTGCAGAAGGCTTTTCTCTCAGCCTCCCAAAG gatttgaaaaatattttcccaatgGGAAGAAAGCTAATGGAACTAAAggcacagctgcagaaacaaaag aaGCAAAGCCAGCTAGCGCCCGACAGCCTAATGGGACTAGTAGTGGAGGAGGTGGCAGTGGTGGAAAAAAAGGTGGCAAGAAAGAAGAAACTAACTGGTGGACCAGATTACAGAAG GGTGACATTCCATGGGATGTCAGGGAGTTTCGGATGTACGTAGTGGGAAGTTCTTTCTTCTGGACGATGGTTGTATATTACTTCTTCTTCAGGGTTCCTGGGAGAGAAATCACCTGGAAAGACTTTGTCAATAGCTACCTTTCTAAAGGACTG GTTGACAGACTTGAAGTGGTGAACAAGCGCTTTGTTAGAGTGATCTTTGTTCCAGGAAAGTCTCCTCATGAATGG TACGTCTGGTTTAATATTGGCAGCGTGGACACTTTTGAACGGAATCTTGAAGCTGTGCAGCAAGATCTGGGAATAGAAGTGGAGAACAGATTGCCTGTAGTCTACTCAACAGAGAGTGATGG ATCATTTCTCCTGAGTTTGCTGCCTACAATCCTGATTATTGGTTCTTTACTGTACACATTAAGAAGAGGTCCTGCAGGCTTAGGTCGAACAGGGCGTGGAATGGGTGGACTCTTCAGTGTGGGTGAAACTACAGCTAAAGTCCTCAAGGATGAAATAGATGTTAAATTCAAAGATGTAGCTGGCTGTGAGGAGGCCAAACTAGAGATAATGGAGTTTGTTAACTTTCTGAAAAATCCCAAACAGTATGAAGATCTGGGAGCAAAAATTCCAAAG GGGGCAATTCTGACAGGTCCTCCAGGTACTGGGAAAACACTTCTAGCTAAAGCTACAGCCGGAGAAGCTAATGTACCATTTATCACAGTCAATGGCTCGGAGTTCTTAGAGATGTTTGTTGGTGTGGGTCCAGCTCGA GTTAGAGATTTATTTGCTCTTGCTCGTAAAAATGCCCCGTGCATTCTCTTCATTGATGAAATAGATGCAgtgggaaggaagagaggaaggggcaACTTTGGAGGACAAAGTGAACAAGAGAACACGCTAAATCAGCTTCTAGTAGAAATGGATG GATTTAATACAACCACAAATGTAGTAATTTTGGCTGGTACTAACAGGCCAGATATTTTAGACCCTGCTTTAATGAGACCAGGACGCTTTGACAGGCAGATTTACATTG gACCCCCAGATATAAAAGGAAGAGCATCTATTTTCAAAGTTCACCTCAGACCTCTGAAATTAGACACCGTCTTAGATAAAGATAACCTAGCAAGAAAGCTCGCATCGCTAACACCTGGTTTTTCTG GTGCTGATATTGCTAATGTTTGTAATGAAGCTGCCTTAATTGCTGCGAGGCATCTGTCAGATGCTATAAACCAAAAGCACTTTGAGCAAGCAATTGAAAGAGTTATTGGAG GTTTGGAAAAGAAAACTCAAGTACTGCAACcagaggagaaaaagacagtAGCATATCATGAGGCAGGGCATGCCGTTGCGGGGTGGTTTCTGGAACATGCTGACCCACTCTTAAAG GTATCCATTATCCCACGTGGTAAAGGACTGGGTTATGCTCAGTATTTACCCAAGGAACAGTATCTTTATACCAAAGAGCAATTACTTGACAGAATGTGCATGACTCTGGGAGGGCGTGTATCTGAGCAAATCTTCTTTGGAAGAATTACAACTGGTGCCCAAGATGACTTGAAGAAAGTGACCCAGAGTGCATATGCTCAG ATTGTTCAGTTTGGTATGAATGAAAAAGTAGGGCAGATTTCCTTTGACCTCCCCCGTCAAGGAGACATGGTATTAGAGAAACCTTACAGTGAGGCAACTGCCAGATTGATCGATGAAGAAGTACGGTCACTTATTAACATTGCTTATGACAGGACATTACGTCTTCTGACTGAGAAGAAAGCTGAAGTGGAGAAG GTTGCACTACGACTACTGGAGAAGGAAGTGCTTGATAAAAGCGATATGCTAGACTTGCTTGGCCCACGACCATTTGCAGAAAAGTCTACATATGAAGAGTTTGTTGAAGGTACAGGAAGTTTGGATGAGGACACTTCACTACCAGAAGGCCTTAAAGACTGGAACAAAGAGcgtgagaaagagaaagaggagaccACAGATGAACAGGTTGCTAGGCAGACCACAGGAGGGGTACCATTTTAA
- the AFG3L2 gene encoding mitochondrial inner membrane m-AAA protease component AFG3L2 isoform X1, with product MAHRYLLLARGSCRRRGLPGVLLQQLLCGRGLLGARPCLAQLREKVTTGVPTDRSTILASVIAACRRLFSQPPKGFEKYFPNGKKANGTKGTAAETKEAKPASARQPNGTSSGGGGSGGKKGGKKEETNWWTRLQKGDIPWDVREFRMYVVGSSFFWTMVVYYFFFRVPGREITWKDFVNSYLSKGLVDRLEVVNKRFVRVIFVPGKSPHEWQYVWFNIGSVDTFERNLEAVQQDLGIEVENRLPVVYSTESDGSFLLSLLPTILIIGSLLYTLRRGPAGLGRTGRGMGGLFSVGETTAKVLKDEIDVKFKDVAGCEEAKLEIMEFVNFLKNPKQYEDLGAKIPKGAILTGPPGTGKTLLAKATAGEANVPFITVNGSEFLEMFVGVGPARVRDLFALARKNAPCILFIDEIDAVGRKRGRGNFGGQSEQENTLNQLLVEMDGFNTTTNVVILAGTNRPDILDPALMRPGRFDRQIYIGPPDIKGRASIFKVHLRPLKLDTVLDKDNLARKLASLTPGFSGADIANVCNEAALIAARHLSDAINQKHFEQAIERVIGGLEKKTQVLQPEEKKTVAYHEAGHAVAGWFLEHADPLLKVSIIPRGKGLGYAQYLPKEQYLYTKEQLLDRMCMTLGGRVSEQIFFGRITTGAQDDLKKVTQSAYAQIVQFGMNEKVGQISFDLPRQGDMVLEKPYSEATARLIDEEVRSLINIAYDRTLRLLTEKKAEVEKVALRLLEKEVLDKSDMLDLLGPRPFAEKSTYEEFVEGTGSLDEDTSLPEGLKDWNKEREKEKEETTDEQVARQTTGGVPF from the exons ATGGCGCACCGGTACCTGCTGCTGGCACGGGGGAGCTGCCGGCGCCGGGGGCTCCCCGGGGTCCTGCTGCAACAGCTGCTCTGCGGGAGGGGCCTCCTGGGGGCGAGGCCCTGCCTGGCGCAG ctccGTGAAAAAGTTACCACTGGAGTTCCCACTGACAGAAGTACTATCTTGGCAAGTGTGATTGCTGCTTGCAGAAGGCTTTTCTCTCAGCCTCCCAAAG gatttgaaaaatattttcccaatgGGAAGAAAGCTAATGGAACTAAAggcacagctgcagaaacaaaag aaGCAAAGCCAGCTAGCGCCCGACAGCCTAATGGGACTAGTAGTGGAGGAGGTGGCAGTGGTGGAAAAAAAGGTGGCAAGAAAGAAGAAACTAACTGGTGGACCAGATTACAGAAG GGTGACATTCCATGGGATGTCAGGGAGTTTCGGATGTACGTAGTGGGAAGTTCTTTCTTCTGGACGATGGTTGTATATTACTTCTTCTTCAGGGTTCCTGGGAGAGAAATCACCTGGAAAGACTTTGTCAATAGCTACCTTTCTAAAGGACTG GTTGACAGACTTGAAGTGGTGAACAAGCGCTTTGTTAGAGTGATCTTTGTTCCAGGAAAGTCTCCTCATGAATGG caGTACGTCTGGTTTAATATTGGCAGCGTGGACACTTTTGAACGGAATCTTGAAGCTGTGCAGCAAGATCTGGGAATAGAAGTGGAGAACAGATTGCCTGTAGTCTACTCAACAGAGAGTGATGG ATCATTTCTCCTGAGTTTGCTGCCTACAATCCTGATTATTGGTTCTTTACTGTACACATTAAGAAGAGGTCCTGCAGGCTTAGGTCGAACAGGGCGTGGAATGGGTGGACTCTTCAGTGTGGGTGAAACTACAGCTAAAGTCCTCAAGGATGAAATAGATGTTAAATTCAAAGATGTAGCTGGCTGTGAGGAGGCCAAACTAGAGATAATGGAGTTTGTTAACTTTCTGAAAAATCCCAAACAGTATGAAGATCTGGGAGCAAAAATTCCAAAG GGGGCAATTCTGACAGGTCCTCCAGGTACTGGGAAAACACTTCTAGCTAAAGCTACAGCCGGAGAAGCTAATGTACCATTTATCACAGTCAATGGCTCGGAGTTCTTAGAGATGTTTGTTGGTGTGGGTCCAGCTCGA GTTAGAGATTTATTTGCTCTTGCTCGTAAAAATGCCCCGTGCATTCTCTTCATTGATGAAATAGATGCAgtgggaaggaagagaggaaggggcaACTTTGGAGGACAAAGTGAACAAGAGAACACGCTAAATCAGCTTCTAGTAGAAATGGATG GATTTAATACAACCACAAATGTAGTAATTTTGGCTGGTACTAACAGGCCAGATATTTTAGACCCTGCTTTAATGAGACCAGGACGCTTTGACAGGCAGATTTACATTG gACCCCCAGATATAAAAGGAAGAGCATCTATTTTCAAAGTTCACCTCAGACCTCTGAAATTAGACACCGTCTTAGATAAAGATAACCTAGCAAGAAAGCTCGCATCGCTAACACCTGGTTTTTCTG GTGCTGATATTGCTAATGTTTGTAATGAAGCTGCCTTAATTGCTGCGAGGCATCTGTCAGATGCTATAAACCAAAAGCACTTTGAGCAAGCAATTGAAAGAGTTATTGGAG GTTTGGAAAAGAAAACTCAAGTACTGCAACcagaggagaaaaagacagtAGCATATCATGAGGCAGGGCATGCCGTTGCGGGGTGGTTTCTGGAACATGCTGACCCACTCTTAAAG GTATCCATTATCCCACGTGGTAAAGGACTGGGTTATGCTCAGTATTTACCCAAGGAACAGTATCTTTATACCAAAGAGCAATTACTTGACAGAATGTGCATGACTCTGGGAGGGCGTGTATCTGAGCAAATCTTCTTTGGAAGAATTACAACTGGTGCCCAAGATGACTTGAAGAAAGTGACCCAGAGTGCATATGCTCAG ATTGTTCAGTTTGGTATGAATGAAAAAGTAGGGCAGATTTCCTTTGACCTCCCCCGTCAAGGAGACATGGTATTAGAGAAACCTTACAGTGAGGCAACTGCCAGATTGATCGATGAAGAAGTACGGTCACTTATTAACATTGCTTATGACAGGACATTACGTCTTCTGACTGAGAAGAAAGCTGAAGTGGAGAAG GTTGCACTACGACTACTGGAGAAGGAAGTGCTTGATAAAAGCGATATGCTAGACTTGCTTGGCCCACGACCATTTGCAGAAAAGTCTACATATGAAGAGTTTGTTGAAGGTACAGGAAGTTTGGATGAGGACACTTCACTACCAGAAGGCCTTAAAGACTGGAACAAAGAGcgtgagaaagagaaagaggagaccACAGATGAACAGGTTGCTAGGCAGACCACAGGAGGGGTACCATTTTAA
- the PRELID3A gene encoding PRELI domain containing protein 3A isoform X3, with protein MKIWSSEHVFGHPWDTVIKAAMRKYPNPMNPSVVGVDVLDRSLDNQGRLHSHRLLSTEWGLPSIVKAILGTSRTLTYIAEHSVVDPVEKKMELCSTNITLTNLVSVDERLVYTPHPENPEKTVLTQEAIITVKGISLSSYLESLMANTISSNARKGWDAIEWIIQNSESALS; from the exons ATGAAGATCTGGAGCTCGGAGCATGTGTTCGG ACACCCCTGGGATACAGTGATCAAAGCTGCTATGAGAAAGTACCCCAACCCAATGAATCCCAGTGTGGTAGGAGTAGATGTCCTCGACAGAAGCCTTGATAACCAGGGGAGGTTGCACAGTCACCGTCTCCTCAGCACAGAGTGGGGATTGCCGAGTATCGTAAAGGCG ATTTTAGGAACAAGTAGAACCCTGACTTACATTGCAGAACATTCTGTGGtggatccagtggaaaaaaagatGGAGCTTTGCTCAACGAAT aTTACTCTCACAAACTTGGTGTCTGTTGATGAGAGATTGGTTTATACACCTCATCCTGAAAACCCTGAAAA AACTGTTCTAACTCAAGAAGCAATTATTACTGTTAAAGGCATTAGCTTGAGCAGTTATCTGGAAAGCTTAATGGCAAACACAATATCTTCTAATGCCAGAAAG GGGTGGGATGCTATTGAGTGGATAATTCAAAATTCTGAAAGCGCTCTAAGCTAG
- the PRELID3A gene encoding PRELI domain containing protein 3A isoform X1 has translation MKIWSSEHVFGHPWDTVIKAAMRKYPNPMNPSVVGVDVLDRSLDNQGRLHSHRLLSTEWGLPSIVKAILGTSRTLTYIAEHSVVDPVEKKMELCSTNITLTNLVSVDERLVYTPHPENPEKTVLTQEAIITVKGISLSSYLESLMANTISSNARKGRDALEWVISKLNTELEELKSTREGMKPAMAAASTEK, from the exons ATGAAGATCTGGAGCTCGGAGCATGTGTTCGG ACACCCCTGGGATACAGTGATCAAAGCTGCTATGAGAAAGTACCCCAACCCAATGAATCCCAGTGTGGTAGGAGTAGATGTCCTCGACAGAAGCCTTGATAACCAGGGGAGGTTGCACAGTCACCGTCTCCTCAGCACAGAGTGGGGATTGCCGAGTATCGTAAAGGCG ATTTTAGGAACAAGTAGAACCCTGACTTACATTGCAGAACATTCTGTGGtggatccagtggaaaaaaagatGGAGCTTTGCTCAACGAAT aTTACTCTCACAAACTTGGTGTCTGTTGATGAGAGATTGGTTTATACACCTCATCCTGAAAACCCTGAAAA AACTGTTCTAACTCAAGAAGCAATTATTACTGTTAAAGGCATTAGCTTGAGCAGTTATCTGGAAAGCTTAATGGCAAACACAATATCTTCTAATGCCAGAAAG GGTCGGGATGCCCTGGAGTGGGTGATCAGCAAACTAAACACAGAATTGGAGGAGCTGAAGTCAACACGTGAGGGCATGAAACCAGCCATGGCAGCAGcgtcaacagaaaaataa